From Candidatus Binataceae bacterium, the proteins below share one genomic window:
- a CDS encoding flavin reductase family protein, whose protein sequence is MDENAKKRALLMIPYGLFVLGARQGDTQTVSTINWVTQASFHPPLVVVGIKNDSSTHALVKNSGKFSLSILGTGQKAIAGAYFRHVEPKDGKFGNYAYEEGETGLPIVSDAPAAVECEVVGFYELGDHSVVVGKVIAARVKQEMDVLTLKETGWSYGG, encoded by the coding sequence ATGGATGAAAATGCCAAAAAACGCGCCTTGTTGATGATTCCATACGGCCTGTTCGTGCTGGGTGCCCGTCAGGGCGACACCCAAACGGTCTCGACTATCAATTGGGTCACCCAGGCCAGTTTCCATCCCCCGCTGGTAGTGGTGGGTATCAAAAACGATTCCAGCACGCACGCCCTGGTCAAAAATTCGGGCAAGTTCAGTTTATCCATCCTGGGCACCGGCCAGAAGGCGATCGCGGGCGCCTATTTTCGCCACGTGGAACCTAAAGACGGCAAGTTCGGCAACTATGCTTATGAAGAAGGCGAGACCGGGCTCCCAATCGTCTCCGACGCGCCCGCCGCAGTGGAATGCGAGGTAGTAGGCTTTTACGAACTGGGCGATCACAGCGTGGTTGTGGGCAAGGTGATCGCAGCCCGGGTTAAGCAGGAAATGGATGTCCTGACTCTTAAGGAAACAGGCTGGAGTTACGGCGGCTGA
- a CDS encoding Sir2 family NAD-dependent protein deacetylase, protein MAEQPDPTDLAARALVEAVYPIALTGAGLSVESGIPPFRGPGGLWTRFGEPPMNQFQLFLADPKAGWEERLRRRGEELYRGLVVAQPNPGHQALVELERLGVLRFVITQNIDDLHRRAGQQALAEIHGNYQLTRCLECNRRFPEAEIQLDPLPPACPACGGLLKGDTVAFGEPIPRDVLARCALEAERADLVLLAGTSATVYPAAGFALQVRQRGGTLIEANVEKCEVTPLCAVTLAGPTATTLPKLVQRVTQLRQQRLS, encoded by the coding sequence ATGGCAGAGCAGCCGGATCCAACGGACTTAGCGGCGCGCGCGCTGGTCGAAGCGGTTTATCCGATCGCGCTGACAGGGGCCGGGCTGTCGGTGGAAAGCGGCATTCCTCCTTTTCGCGGACCGGGGGGCTTGTGGACGCGCTTTGGCGAACCGCCCATGAACCAATTCCAGCTCTTTTTGGCAGATCCCAAGGCGGGATGGGAGGAGCGGCTGCGCCGGCGCGGCGAGGAACTCTACCGCGGGTTGGTCGTGGCCCAGCCCAACCCCGGCCATCAGGCCCTGGTTGAGTTGGAGCGTTTAGGGGTGTTGCGCTTTGTAATCACGCAGAATATCGACGATCTCCATCGTCGAGCCGGACAGCAGGCCTTGGCAGAAATTCACGGTAATTATCAACTGACGCGCTGCCTAGAGTGCAATCGCAGATTCCCCGAGGCTGAAATCCAGCTCGACCCGTTGCCGCCCGCGTGTCCAGCCTGCGGTGGGCTGCTCAAGGGCGATACGGTGGCCTTCGGTGAACCTATACCGCGCGACGTATTGGCGCGGTGTGCGTTGGAAGCCGAGCGCGCGGACCTGGTGCTCCTGGCCGGCACTTCGGCTACGGTTTATCCCGCCGCCGGCTTCGCGCTTCAAGTCAGGCAGCGAGGCGGAACCCTCATCGAAGCCAACGTGGAGAAATGCGAAGTCACACCTCTGTGTGCGGTCACGCTCGCAGGACCCACTGCCACGACTCTGCCCAAGCTGGTCCAACGCGTCACCCAATTGCGCCAGCAACGGCTGTCCTGA
- the pyrR gene encoding bifunctional pyr operon transcriptional regulator/uracil phosphoribosyltransferase PyrR: MNDTTRSLMDAGAVARSIKRLSHEIHEHQPDPSQLVVVGIVRRGAVLASRLQGMLAELAGQEVGRGTLDISLYRDDHRDVGMAPRLLARETPALEGKHVVLVDDVLYTGRTVRAALQALTDAGRPARIELAVLIDRGERQLPIRADYVGKNVSVPREQRVYVRLAEIDGTDAVLLGAAVDPGRPAG, encoded by the coding sequence GTGAACGACACCACCCGCAGCCTGATGGACGCCGGCGCGGTTGCCCGCAGCATCAAACGTCTGAGCCATGAAATTCACGAGCATCAGCCCGACCCCTCCCAACTGGTGGTGGTCGGGATCGTGCGGCGGGGTGCGGTACTGGCCAGTCGTCTACAGGGGATGCTGGCCGAGCTGGCCGGACAGGAGGTCGGCCGCGGCACTTTGGATATTTCGCTCTACCGCGACGACCATCGCGACGTCGGCATGGCGCCGCGCCTGCTGGCGCGCGAAACCCCCGCGCTGGAAGGCAAGCATGTGGTCCTGGTGGACGACGTGCTTTATACCGGCCGCACCGTACGCGCCGCGCTGCAAGCGCTGACCGACGCCGGGCGACCAGCCAGGATTGAACTGGCCGTTTTAATCGATCGCGGTGAGCGCCAGTTGCCCATCCGCGCCGACTATGTAGGCAAGAACGTCTCCGTGCCGCGCGAGCAGCGAGTTTACGTGCGATTGGCGGAAATCGACGGCACTGACGCCGTGCTGTTAGGTGCTGCGGTGGACCCGGGCCGGCCGGCTGGGTGA